Proteins from a single region of Methanoculleus horonobensis:
- a CDS encoding mechanosensitive ion channel family protein encodes MTNGDLSAQVLEPVQELARNVILFLPNLIAAIVILIIGWILGRILGRVVAGVLDRIGVDDALRKTSVGQQIERSTMNISRLFDLIVRWFIYLIAILTAVSVLQIPALTAAVAAIVAYIPNVVAFLIILVAGFILIDWLLDLLQNMGETQSIQGFGLIAMLLRAFLYFVVAILALQQLMLDLSIIYVFVVPIAWGVGIGIGAAIAIIVGFGMRDRAPELMDQLMGRVRRE; translated from the coding sequence GTGACAAATGGAGACCTTTCGGCTCAGGTGTTAGAGCCGGTTCAAGAACTGGCCCGTAACGTCATTCTGTTTTTGCCAAACCTCATTGCAGCGATCGTCATCCTGATCATCGGCTGGATCCTCGGACGCATCCTTGGGAGGGTCGTTGCCGGAGTTCTCGACCGGATCGGCGTCGACGACGCGCTCCGGAAGACGTCGGTCGGCCAGCAGATCGAACGTTCCACGATGAACATAAGCCGCCTCTTCGACCTCATCGTCCGCTGGTTCATCTACCTCATCGCAATCCTCACGGCGGTCAGCGTCCTGCAGATCCCGGCCCTGACAGCAGCGGTCGCGGCCATCGTAGCCTACATCCCGAACGTCGTCGCGTTCCTCATCATCCTGGTCGCCGGGTTCATCCTGATCGACTGGCTGTTGGACCTACTCCAGAACATGGGGGAGACGCAGAGCATCCAGGGCTTCGGACTGATCGCGATGCTGTTACGAGCCTTCCTCTACTTCGTCGTCGCCATCCTCGCGCTCCAGCAGCTCATGCTCGACCTCTCGATCATCTACGTCTTCGTCGTCCCGATAGCCTGGGGAGTCGGGATCGGCATCGGCGCGGCGATCGCCATCATCGTCGGGTTCGGCATGCGCGACCGGGCGCCGGAACTCATGGATCAGTTGATGGGCAGAGTAAGAAGAGAATAA
- the cysE gene encoding serine O-acetyltransferase, whose protein sequence is MGIREDIRTVFAKDPAARSAIEVICCYPGLHAIWAHRIAHAFYRRRLYFPARFVSHISRALTGIEIHPGAKIGRRVFIDHGSGVVIGETAEVGDDVLIYMGVVLGGTALEQTKRHPTIEDGVIIGSGASVLGPITVGRGAKIGAGSVVVHPVPAGATVVGVPGRLAGPKCQKGQERLDRGDLPDPMLRVVSRMLDRQNRIEERLRAMERSGLVGGKRQEEIALEESIRAALKEVIDPEVGIDVVDLGLIKGITVRDSSVLVEMVLTTATCPLVDYLTDRIRRRVLDVSGVRDVEIRVFDEPWDWDRFFSQRDVLR, encoded by the coding sequence TTGGGGATCAGGGAGGATATCCGGACAGTCTTTGCAAAAGACCCGGCGGCCCGGTCGGCGATCGAAGTGATCTGCTGCTACCCCGGCCTCCACGCGATCTGGGCGCACCGGATCGCGCACGCCTTCTATCGCCGCAGGCTCTACTTCCCGGCCCGGTTCGTCTCCCATATCTCGCGAGCGTTGACTGGAATCGAGATCCACCCCGGTGCGAAGATCGGCCGCCGGGTCTTCATCGACCACGGCTCGGGCGTCGTGATCGGGGAGACGGCGGAGGTCGGCGACGACGTCCTGATCTATATGGGCGTGGTGCTCGGCGGCACCGCGCTCGAGCAGACGAAACGGCACCCGACCATCGAGGACGGTGTCATCATCGGGTCGGGGGCGAGCGTTCTCGGCCCCATCACCGTCGGGCGCGGAGCGAAGATCGGGGCGGGTTCGGTCGTCGTCCACCCCGTCCCCGCCGGTGCGACGGTCGTGGGCGTGCCCGGCAGGCTCGCCGGCCCGAAGTGCCAGAAGGGCCAGGAGAGACTCGACCGTGGCGACCTCCCCGATCCGATGCTCCGGGTGGTCAGCCGCATGCTTGATAGGCAGAACCGGATCGAGGAGCGGCTCCGGGCGATGGAGCGGTCGGGACTGGTCGGCGGTAAACGGCAGGAGGAGATCGCGCTCGAGGAGAGTATCCGGGCGGCGCTTAAAGAGGTGATCGACCCGGAGGTCGGGATCGACGTTGTCGATCTCGGCCTGATCAAGGGGATCACCGTCCGGGACTCCTCGGTGCTCGTGGAGATGGTCCTGACCACCGCCACCTGCCCGCTCGTCGACTACCTTACCGACCGGATCCGGCGCCGGGTGCTCGACGTGAGCGGCGTCCGGGACGTCGAGATCCGGGTGTTCGACGAGCCATGGGACTGGGACCGGTTCTTCAGCCAGAGGGATGTTCTCAGGTGA
- a CDS encoding 4Fe-4S binding protein: MNSDLKAAVLERCRKMEIPLVGVASTERWENPPFRPWMPEEFYPQSIFPEARSVIVIGLPVHLPVLETSPSIYYHELYKTVNALLDQYTYRLASYLNDCGYPSVFVPRDGYGSIEVLQKNPIAFFSHRHAALLAGLGTFGVNNTLLTPDYGPRIRFGSVLTAADLPPDPLLTENLCTRCMLCVEACPVGALDERDYPEGLTDKAACAEDSAELARRHISPCGICIKVCPIGDDRRHYGHSTAAGDGDPRYRRAREHVQRCGGL, translated from the coding sequence ATGAACAGCGACCTGAAGGCGGCCGTCCTCGAGCGGTGCCGGAAGATGGAGATCCCGCTCGTCGGGGTCGCGAGCACGGAGCGGTGGGAGAACCCCCCGTTCCGGCCCTGGATGCCGGAGGAGTTCTACCCGCAGTCGATCTTCCCCGAGGCCCGATCGGTGATCGTCATCGGTCTTCCTGTCCACCTCCCGGTGCTTGAGACCTCACCCTCCATCTACTACCATGAACTCTACAAAACCGTCAACGCCCTGCTCGACCAGTACACCTACCGGCTCGCCTCCTACCTCAACGACTGCGGCTACCCGTCGGTCTTCGTCCCCCGCGACGGTTACGGGAGCATCGAGGTGCTCCAGAAGAACCCCATCGCCTTCTTCTCGCACCGCCACGCAGCGCTCCTCGCGGGGCTCGGGACGTTCGGCGTGAACAACACCCTCCTCACGCCGGATTACGGCCCCCGGATCAGGTTCGGCTCGGTTCTCACCGCCGCGGACCTCCCGCCCGATCCGCTGCTCACGGAGAACCTCTGCACCCGGTGCATGCTCTGCGTCGAGGCCTGCCCCGTAGGCGCGCTCGACGAGCGGGACTACCCCGAGGGCCTCACCGACAAGGCGGCCTGCGCGGAGGACAGCGCCGAACTCGCCCGGCGCCACATCTCTCCCTGCGGGATCTGCATCAAAGTCTGCCCGATCGGGGATGACCGACGTCACTACGGGCACAGTACCGCTGCAGGTGACGGGGATCCGCGCTACCGGCGCGCCAGGGAACACGTGCAGAGATGCGGCGGGCTGTAA
- the cysK gene encoding cysteine synthase A, which yields MGRVYRDITWTVGNTPLVRLNRITEGAPSTVVAKLESFNPMGSVKDRIAVAMIEAAERDGTIREGTVIVEPTSGNTGIGLASVCAARGYRLRLVMPETMSVERQKTLRALGADLILTPGAGGMAGAVRRAAEIAAEDPGAFFIPQQFENPANPAIHRMTTAEEIWRDTDGEADVLVAGVGTGGTITGIAEALKARKPSFKAIAVEPAESPVISGGKPGPHRIQGIGAGFVPRIYRPDLIDEVVRVTSEEAFAMTRRLAREEGVLAGISSGAAAHAACEVAHRPEFEGKLIVVILPDTGERYLSTGLFD from the coding sequence ATGGGGCGGGTGTATCGGGATATAACATGGACGGTCGGCAACACTCCGCTCGTCAGGCTGAACCGGATCACGGAGGGCGCTCCGTCCACCGTGGTTGCCAAACTCGAGTCGTTCAACCCGATGGGGAGCGTGAAGGACCGGATTGCCGTCGCGATGATCGAGGCCGCCGAACGGGACGGAACGATCCGGGAAGGGACGGTGATCGTCGAGCCCACCAGCGGGAACACCGGGATCGGGCTCGCGTCGGTCTGCGCCGCCCGGGGATATCGGCTCAGGCTCGTGATGCCCGAGACGATGAGCGTCGAGCGGCAGAAGACGCTCCGCGCCCTCGGGGCCGATCTGATCCTGACACCGGGCGCCGGGGGGATGGCCGGGGCGGTCCGCCGGGCGGCCGAGATCGCCGCAGAAGACCCGGGCGCCTTTTTCATCCCCCAGCAGTTCGAGAACCCGGCCAACCCCGCCATACACCGGATGACGACCGCCGAGGAGATCTGGCGCGACACCGACGGAGAGGCGGATGTCCTGGTCGCGGGTGTCGGAACCGGCGGGACGATCACGGGGATCGCGGAGGCGTTGAAAGCCCGGAAGCCCTCCTTTAAGGCAATCGCCGTCGAACCCGCCGAGTCCCCGGTCATCTCCGGGGGGAAGCCCGGGCCGCACCGGATCCAGGGGATCGGGGCCGGGTTCGTGCCGCGGATCTACCGGCCGGACCTGATCGACGAGGTCGTCCGGGTCACATCGGAGGAGGCGTTCGCCATGACACGCAGGCTTGCCCGCGAGGAGGGCGTCCTCGCCGGGATATCGTCCGGTGCGGCGGCACACGCTGCCTGCGAGGTCGCACACCGGCCGGAGTTCGAGGGGAAACTGATCGTCGTGATCCTCCCGGATACCGGCGAGCGTTACCTCTCCACCGGCCTCTTCGACTGA